The genome window TTCGTTGCTCCTTTTGCGGTAGAGGTGTCCGCCTACCCAGGAGTATTTATGATCTTATCACGTGACCCTTTCTACTGAACCATCATCGTTAGGGGCTGTTTCATTCTGAAGATAATTCAAGATATGATCCATCCCAGTCATACCTGAATCGAGCAGGGCTATCACTTGAATGTTATTTCCTCATTATTATTTGTTCCACTTGGAATGTTCTGAATGGTTATTACTAGACATGCTGTTTAAATTTGTTCAGTTATTGTACgctgttcatcttgcttgtaccATTTGCGTTCGTCTAGTGTTCTGTATTGTCAGTCTAAGCTGTTAATCTATGTTCTTCAGGACATGAAAGATTGGCCTCTTATAGCTCCCCTGCCGTCTTACGGGAGAGGAAGGGACGAGCCTGGCCCAAGATACAGCAATTTCATAGCAGGATCCAATCTCACGGACGTCATCATTACTGGTAAATGCCTGCCTGCTATGCCAAGATGAGATAGTAGCTGCAGAAATCTGATTAGAAGCAACATTTCAGGTAAAAATGGAACTATCAACGGACAGGGGCAAGTCTGGTGGGACAAGTACCACGCCAAGGAGCTCAAGTACACCCGCGGCTACCTGCTCGAGCTCCTCTACTCTGACAGCATCATCATCTCCAATGTCACCTTCGTCGACTCGCCGTCGTGGAATCTCCATCCTACTTACTGCACGTATGACTCTGAACTTTGAAGTCTGAAGCAACACACCAACACGTAGCTCTAATGAGATGATTCGATGGTAAATTTCACTTACCTGCCGTTGTTTTCCCAGCAATGTGACCGTCAGTGGCGTCACCATTCTCGCGCCGGTGCATTCGCCGAACACCGACGGAATTGACCCAGGTAGATCAGTTAGCATTCAGTAATGTTCCTCTGACACTGAGAGAAGCGTATGTATTGAACGTGGTGCGATTTTGCGATGTCTGCAGATTCTTCCTCTCATGTGAAGATCGAGGACTGCTACATCGTCTCCGGCGACGACTGCATCGCCGTGAAGAGCGGCTGGGACGAGTACGGCATCAAGTTCAACATGCCGAGCCAGCACATCGTCATCAAGAGGCTCACCTGCATCTCCCCTACGAGCGCCATGATAGCGCTCGGCAGCGAGATGTCCGGCGGCATCCGCGACGTGCGCGCCGAGGACAACACGGCCATCAACACCGAGTCGGCCGTCAGAGTCAAGTCCGGCGTGGGGAGGGGCGGCTTCGTTAAGGACATCTTCGTGCGCGGGCTCAGCCTCCACACCATGAACTGGGTGTTCTGGATGACCGGCAACTACGGCCAGCACCCCGACAACTCGTCCAACCCCAACGCGCTGCCCGAGGTCACCGGCATCAACTACAGCGACGTGTTCGCCGAGAACGTGACCATGGCCGGCAGGATGGAAGGCATCCCGAACGACCCCTACACTGGTATCTGCATATCCAACGTGACCGCGCAGCTCGCGCCGGACGCCAAGAAGCTGCAATGGAACTGCACCGACGTCAAAGGGGTGACCTCCGACGTTTCGCCAAAGCCGTGCCCGGAGCTTGGGGCGGAGGGTAAGCCTTGCGCATTCCCGGAGGAAGAGCTCGTCATAGGCCCGCCCGAGCTGCCAAAGTGTAGCTATTGATGGTAGGTTGCCAAAAGAGGTTATTGTACGTAGTTCACTGTTAGCCTGAGAAACGCAGCTCAAATAATATGGTTTTCTTTAGTACATCTTATGCTTTCTCGTACTTGTGCTCATCAAATTAAGGATTTGTTAGGTCCAGATGAACATTTCCGTTTCTTATTCTTGCCAGTAGAGACTAGAGACTAGAGACCACACATAATGGCATGAAAACTCCTGAAAATATAATATGACCAAAGCAAAGCTTTTCCATTCTTGTTTTTTTAAGTACATCAATGGGCAACAACGTCAAAATGCTAAAGCGAACTCTGCAAAAAGGCCACAATTAACAAGTTGAGCAGAAAGCTCATTATGCGAGAGCATGGGTTCCTCTTCACTTTCTTCCCCTGCCCTTACTCATGAAGTGGTGACGCTTCAACCGCTTCTTACGGATCAACACGCCAGACTTGATGTTCTCCGAGAACGGCATGCCGAGGAGGGTGAGCAGCCTGAGGGCCTCGTTGTCCGTCTTGGCGGTGGTGACGATGCAGACGTCCATTCCGTTCTTCTTCCCGCCCACCTCGTACGGGATCTCCGGGAACACGCCCTGGTCACGGAGGCCAAGGCTGTAGTTGCCGTGCCCGTCAAAGCTGTTGGGGTTGACACCGAGGAAGTCCATGGACCTAGGGAGCCCAAGGTTGATGAGCCTATCCAGGAAGTTGTACATTATCTACAGAGAGCCAAGGACACAAAATTAAGCCCCCCACATCAATCAAACGAGCTGACAATTCCCACTTGAACTGTATAGTGTGGATTAAACTCAAATGCAAGATTCCAAGTTGCTGCGAATTTTCATATGCCCAATCTGTCGAGTGTTGTCGATGTACCCATTTGATGGAGGCAAGaggaccggggggggggggggtgctcaCCCTGCCGCGGAGGGTGACGGCGATACCGATGGTGTTCCCCTCACGGATCTTGAAGCTGGCAACGGAATTCTTGGCCTTGGTCTTGACGGGCCACTGCCCGGTGATACCGGCGAGGTCCTTCATGGCAGCTTCCAGTCCTTTGGAGTTCCCCGCCTCCGCCCCCAGACCGCAGTTCACCACAATCTTCTCAAGCTTGGGCACCTAATCCAACCAACAAACCACCTAAAAACTCAATCTAAACAATGAATCGGCCTAGCTACTCAAGAAACGGCTGCCCTTTCTGTAGTGGGGAGGAGGGTCGAACACCTGGTGGACATTGGTGTAGCCGAACTCCTCGGTGATGAGCGGGACGACCTTCTGGTCGTAGACGGCCTTGAGCCGGTGCACCCTCTGTGCCTCGTCGGGGTCGACCAGCACGATTCCAGAAGGCGaggtcggcggcggcgtcggcttGGGCGGCGCCTcggccgcggcggaggcgaCGATGCGGAGAGCCCGGCGGGGCGGCGGGGAGCGGAGGAGCAGGCAGCggcgggcggaggaggaggtggtggcgacggggaagggggtgctcgaggAGGGCAGGGTCACAGCCGTGGCTGCCATTGGAGCGTGCGCGGAGGCCGAGCCGAGCGAGGCGGGCGCGGCTTTATGCCATGGATGAGGAAGATGGATGATGGGATAAGGCGCTCGTGAGGCTGCCGCTATCCATTGCTGTACTGGGCTTTCACCGTTGCTTTTTTGGGGGCCCATTGAGCAGTGGCTAAGGCCCATCAAGCCCGGTAGATGTGTAGACTCTAAAGGCCCATCTGGGTGACAAAGCTATGATCTAGCTTTTTATAAAATTTCGGacaaatttatcttttttctcattatacaaatcatatttttgtctaatttttttaaagagataGATTACAACATCatctacatcatatatttttaagaattttttttaattatttatagTGTTTTTAATTTTAAGAGTAATGAAACgtaatgttttttattttatttttaaacttgtTGCTCCTTGGAAGAGcgatatgtatatttttttaaacctgTCACTCATTGGAAGTGCTACACACACCTGTCACCCTTCTAAAGGGCGACAATAGTCTAAatgtgtgattttttaaaaaacggATGTCTgttttaactatttttttatttaagatgtataaaaataaataaaaaagttctgCTGGTTGCAACTCTACACAGACACTGCCTTCAACTTCAAACTTAAGATACAACCAAAGTGTCGCTTCAACAAATGCGAACAAGGCAGACAATCAGCCGCATACTCTGACAGCTCCTGCGATTAAATCAAAGAGATGGCGTCCCATGTTCTGTTCAGCATTGAAAAAAGCAAGAGAGTATCTCGAGGATCCTGGTCACATGCATACGCCTAGCAAAGCATGTAACTGCAGCATCCAGTTTCTTAAATGAAACGATCACCGGAACAACCAGATTATTAAGGTCCCTACCCTGCTCCCAACTGTGTGCTCGGTTCAGTGCTCACCTGCCCTGTTCGACCAGTGACCAGCAATAGCACCATCATTGATCCACCAGTGACCAACAATGACATGATCGTTGGTCTGTGGCTGAGGGCCCTCTACTTTGCTTTTTACAAGATCCGACACAACCTGGCCATTAACAGCATTACTACTACGACTACTACAAGGACTTTAGATTTAAGAATTTTTATAACaagttatttttaattttagaaatttataaaattaaagcTATGAGTATGCCAATAGTATTTAAGTGAgccattttattttcattttaatataaaaatatagatttaAACTATCTTATCTTAACCTATAAAATTAAGATCTAACTAAAACTAAGAGCTGTCAAACGGGATCACCTGTCATAGAATCCGGCAGAACACATGTTTCCTTGCCATTGGAACACGCAAGACATTTACTACAATACAAGGGGCACAaggcaccaaaaagagaaataTACAGAAAAAGAATGTTGGAGAACGTCGGCACGAGAATTTCTCAACGCGGCGCATAAAAGTAGAAAGTCACTGTCAGCAGCACGACACCCCTTTATAATCGATACAGAAAACAATATCAACACTAGTGCAGTAAGAAGCATCAACCTCCAGCACAGCATATCTAATACTCCTACCAGCGTGCTCCACTCCATCCCAATCACGCACCTGAAACTAGATTATTCCTCTTCTCTTCTACTGACAGGAAGACGTACATACACACGCTAGTGGTATAGGGCCACAGTAAAGCACTACAAGATGTGAGGATCTACTCATTGTTGAAATCACAAGATACAAAAACAGTGGAATGTACTACTATCTATAGCAAGTAGCTCTCATTGGATGGCATCTAAGGTCTCTTTCCTCTTAATCCTCCtcttgatctccttctccagctcCTCAGTCCCTCCCACCTCCTTCAGTTCCTGCAAACCACAATTTGGAGACAAAACATCGAACAATTAAGTACGGTAAATATTTGCAGTTGCTCATTTGAAATCTGCATAAACTTGTGGTATCAATAGTTAAGGAGCTCTAGTTAAGTTCAGTTTATATCTTGGCTAACCTTGGGACCGAGGAACAGCCCAAATGGCACGCCCTTGAACTTGTCCATGTGGTGCATCTGCAAGCACAAACAGCAGTTGAGAACGAAACTGATCTGGGCCGGCAAAATCAGGAGATTATTATGTGGTCGGTTGGGGTGGCCGGACCTGATGGGCGGCGGCGACCCGCCGGAAGTATGGCACGTTCTCGATGGGGCCGACGGGGAAGCGGCGGTGGACCAGCCCGTCGTGGACGAACATGTACGCCATCCCGAACAGCGTGATCCCCAGCCCCTGTCCAACACGGCCACGTGGACGTCAGTACCCGACGCGTCACCACTCAGATCATTGTCCTCACGCACGCATCAAGATCACTCTGAAGTACTCCATCAGATTGAGCAGAGCTTAAAGAAACGCTCATGGCGGATGGCCGCGCGCATTGGGCGTGACCGTTGATGCCTTGATTGGCATCGCGTTGTCTCCGTGACGACGTCGCAATCCGACAGCAGAAACAGCGTCGCTTTAGTACAACCTACGCCATAGGTTACGTGAAGCCATGGGAGATTGCGGATTCTCTAATATCTGGTTCAGCGGATGCCGACCCGGATTTCAATGGTAGGTTTCTTATTTCCTTTGTTTCCAAACCTTAAATTTCATGTTCTCAACGCGCAACGGATCTACACTGTCAGCTCGCGCGTAGGACGGTGACTGCACCAGAGAGACCAAAACGAAAGGGGCAGGACACACGTCAGGCGTGGCGTGAAAAAAGAATGAAAGCCACAGCAGGATATTCTCATGTGGGAGATGGAAGGAAAGTGCCATGAAGCTGAACTTAAGAGACAGAAGGCTGAACTACAAAAACGAGATGAGCTATTACGGTGGCGTGAGGCTGTCCTTTGTCGCTAAGAACAGGCGTGAAGCGGAGCGTGTAAGACCGTTAGACTCAGTAGAGCCTTTGTTGTATTTCACAATTTAAAGAATTTGTGATCCTAGGTTGTTTATGGTCTGTTTGGTAAAGAGCTCTTctttatctaaattttttggagTGAACAATTCTCTGagtaaaataattttgtgattaaaagtgattatctaatGTAAACTATGGAAGAAATGATTTTGTGTGAAAAGTGAAtcaatagaatttttttttcagttcatagcatctaatttactTCAGATAATCGCTCCCATATATTTCACTCGAGGAGCAAAAcactaaaaaaactatttaaCAGAGCTCACACTGATTCCAATCCGAGAGCTGCTATAGGAGCTATCCGATAACAGGGACTTAGCCATGATGTCTTGTTGCAAAAAAGTTtgtattgttaaaaaaaataacgcACATTGAAATGTCAATCcctaaaaaaaaagacaagttCGCAGATGATTAGCTGACAAGCCTCTCAATTTTGGAAGAGTCGACATGCTTGTTGGTCATCCAATTGCCAACAAGTCTGTTTGGTTGCCGAGCCTAGAGGAAAGAGTCATGTCACTCTGTCAGTAGTTGGTAGGCTAACAAGCCTTGTCAACACCGATAGAAATGTTTTCTGCCTCCACGCTGGTGCCATATAAGCTAGTCGGCATATAGAGTGCCGATAGGACCAAGCCGAGTGGCATCTGTGGATTTTAGGTAATATTTATGCAATGTTTAACACGTTCGGTCAAAATCTAGTGTTTCTCTTTGACTAGAGGTAGGTGGGCGAGCTGCAGAAGAAATCGAACaggagaggaagatgatgacTAGATGAAAGTGACTGACCGCGCCAAAGCAGAGGCCGGGGACGAGGCCGCGGTTGAAGAAGCCGTAGGCGATGAGGGACATGGCGGGGACGGCGTTCACGATGGCGAACACGTCGTTGAGCTCGAAGGGCCCGTCGCGCGGCCGGTGGTGGGACTCGTGCATGTGCCACAGCGACGCGTGCCACagcgcccggtgcgcccaccgcGCCCAGAACTCCATCCCGACCTGCACCAAAGCTTCGTTAGTAATTCCACGGCTTTTTTTACGCGATCCGCCGACTCATCTCACGATGCACGCCCAGCTCGCGTCGCGACACGCGCTGTGCGCGTCTAGTGCCGTGTGGGAGTGGAACGCGTGGAGTTCGGAGAACTTACCGCGGCGCCCACCGAAAGCGCGAAGGTGCCGACCATTTCCGTCACCGGAATCTCGCCTCCCTGATCAAGCAGCCGGAGCAAGATTTCATCAGTGCCAAGAAGGCGATGCGGATGCGGATTGCACCAAGTGGACGGCGCGTACCTCCATTTGCCAGGCGAAGCGGTAGTAGACGGCCGCGGCGGCCAtggacgttatcccgaggctgGACATCACCGCGGCCACCAGGTACGTCCGCCGCTCCGACTGCTTCCGCGCCGCGCGCTCCGCCACCGCCAGCGCGGCCTCGGCCTCCGCGTCCCCTCCGTCGTCCGCCGCCACGCGCGCGGACACGGCACGCTGGACCGCGCGAGGCGTCGCGCGCACCGAGAGAGGCGCGAACACCAGACGCGcgcatgtcgtggccggcggaCTCCGCACGCGGGAGGCGGCGACTGCGCCGGCGGGGAGAGGGAATGGAGCGCCCACCAGCCTTGCGACGGCCATGACTGCACAGTACAAAGATATCGCTGGCTTTGGTTTAGCCGCTGGCGCGAGTAGTTTTGGCCTTCTGGGCGCGGAATCTGTGTACGTGCGGTCCGCCTCGAGGAACGGAGGAGGGTGTGGAAGACAAGTGGGCCGGAGTCGTCGTCGTTCGCAGTCAAGTTGCGGACATGGAAACGCGCGACGAGCGCCGGAGAGGTGGCTTTTATACAACTATACAAGCGCCGCGCGCGCGCGTCGCACGAGAAGAGGAATGAGACGGAGGCGGCAAACGCGACGCTACTCACGAATCTCTCCCGCCTTTTACAGCGGCTACCTGCACGGCCGCGTGCATATtttaggaaggaaataaaagtAGGGGAATTTTGCTATAGGATATTGCTCGTACCTGGTTTTAGTTATATGACACTTAATATTTtgtaacaaatatatttttttagtctgTAGTTTATACATAGTGTCTTGTAGTTCTTGTTTTAAATGTCTCGTAGCCAATATTACATAAATGTAGTGTTCTACAATAAAATAGTTCATAAAAATAAGGTGGTTACTATCCGCTAAATGCTTCAAATTTAGCTTTTTTTTAGACGATGAATATGAGTCACACGATTTTCATCTAAAGGTATCTAAAGTATGTTACTAGTCTTCTTTTTCTCTATCGTCTCCCGTCTCTTATTCTTCTCTGACGCGCTAGTAACACTCTCCCTTGCCTTCCGCCCGCCTTCACCCGTCTCTAGAGGCATCTTGCTGCCGTTGCCGCCTGCCATCGCGCTAACCCGTCCAACGGACCGTCTCCTCTCACCCTCGCCTTGGCACTACCCACCGGCCACTCTCCGTCGCCCGCGGCTAGTAGTACCCCACGCCCGCCTCCTCTGTCAAGCCAACATTTCTCCCCGAACCTCCTATAAGTCCAATAGCTATAGATGACTCATCAAATGCTCGAATTCTGAAACCGCTAACACTAACCTCCGTAAGTGGACACCATCTTTTATCACCTAATCTCATCTCCTAAATTTCAGTCATCTAAATTTAGAAGCGTGTAAAAGCAAACacctttctttcttcctttctgaCTAATGTGGTTCTGGTATTATTCTTTCCGAGTAAAAGTATGAAGCTTTTAGTCGTTGCCTAACGCATCAGGTTAGTGGGTGAAAGACTGCATGTGTCAGTGTCCTCCGCGGTTCCGTTTCGGTCTCAGGCCCGGCGAGGACCATTGGATTGGCGAGCTGCGTGCCCTGAGACGAGGGCCATCCGGTTATAGTATGGGCAGGCAGCCTAGCCACCGCGGCAGTGGAAAAGGACACGGCGGGCACATGGCGGTTGTCCCCGCGCGCACGACTGCATGcaccgtgccgcgagccccgcCAAGGCGCGCACGCAGACGAACCGCTTGCGCCGCTCGCTGCATCCGGCGCCGATCCTTCTCCTGGTCCCGTCTTCTTCCCCTCGGTCCCAAAATATTAGGCAtattagaatttataaaatcaaactttataaattttagctaataattagttaaattatataaaTGTCTTAATGTATAAAAGTTATATCCATATATCCATATTTTATAGatcttttaatatgatattaattttatagaaattgataatgtattgcaaaataaattaatgatcaaagtaTACTTTTAAAGATTTTTCAGATCCTAATACGCTTTATATTTTGGGACAGGCGGAGTATCACATATTCATTATGGGTGTGATTGTTTGCCTGCATGTGTTGTTGCTCGTATGGACTGTATACGCAGGCTGATTATGGTCGTATTTGTTGAAAGAAGAATATTTGATTAGTTGTATCTGTCTAGATAGTTTGAGCTGAGCATATATTTGGTTAACTTAATCTGATATTGCATAAGCGGGTGTAAGAGTTAAGATTCTGATTGATTACTCGTATGAAGGTGATTTTGTAACACTAACAAGTATACTCGTCTGTATGAGTGGATGCAATAGTCTGCATCCGTCGAGTCAGGCTGCGAGCGTACATTTGCTTTTAATCGAGCCAGGCTATAACAGTGCATACGAGCAATCAAACACGCTTTTCTTTAAGATTACACGTATCCGCCAAACCGAGATCTATTGATTCAGACGACCAATCACCCCCTGTAACGATGTCACCTAGCCCTATGCATGGGTTATCCAACCCACCCAATCCACCCCCAATCCAAATCGGAAAAGAAATAGATACATGGGTTGGGTTGAATTGGCAGACTCACCCATCTAGTCTCGTGCATGTTCGGTGGTTACGGTTCCAACCGATCAAACTCATCTAACTTGTGCTTGAGAGCTACCCATCGACATCAGTGTTGAGGTTCAAAGTGCCACCTGTGACTCGTCGTTACTGCCTGTTGTCGTTGTCCTCTAGCAGCTTGGAGTGCCGCCTATGAGTCATCGTCGTCGCCCGTCACCGTTGTCCTCTAGTAGCTTGAACCTTACAGCAACGTTGTCCTTGCTGATCCTGATCTACGTCGTTTTTGTGGGTAGGTGGCTGGGCATGCCTCGGCAGAATCAGGCCACGGTCTGGGCTTCTCCAacctcatcctcgtcgtcgcaTGCACAAGGTGCATTGCTCCTTTCTCATTgaccccttctccttcctctcctcctctaattTTTGTTGAAGACTTTGGGTATAAATTGGAATTGGGTTAATGCTGATCTTGCGTGTAATTTTGCTCGGGAGCCAAGCTAGCCTCACCAACTTCTACCATAGGGCAGCATCTCAAGGGGTTTTGGCTACATCTGTGAGTTGAATTATAGTCAAGCGTAAATTAAGTCTCGTGTGAAGGTTAGCTCATATTTTTTTGGTTTGAGCAATGTTGATTTTTATAGACTGCTTCATAGATAATAAtagataatttaattattttttcagaGGGTGCTTAAACAGTTAATTTCCATACTTTGATGAATATAAGTTATGATGATGTTAATTGAAATGTTTCACAATGTGATAGGAATCTATTAGCCAATAATAACGTTTAAATTCTTTTTCTAATTAAACTTCATAAGATCTAGCTGAATGAAAGGAAAATCAtgttatattttcagatatggAAGAAAAGACTAGCGCTGGTGATCATGCTGCTACAAGTCCAATTGTGTAAAGTGTCAAAGATGAAAGTTTGAGAATGGCAAGTTTATCAACATCAAACAAGTTTGGGAAAATTAGTGCCAATGTTAAGATCCACATCCCAGGGAGCTAACAAGGTACAGGGGACGAGGAAGAGAAAGACATCCACTATAAGGATCGAGGATCAAGCACTTAGTCCAAAAAAGCTAGGTTGTTATGTGTTGTTGCTAGAACCCCAATTGTGCATAGTACTCTAAAAGAAAATCTGAGGACAACAAAGAAGACAATTTCAAAGAAATTAGTAGATAGAGCAATGTATGTCTATCGAGCAGTGGCAAAGAAGAGAAAGGGACAAACTATGAGGAGTGAAGATGAATTTCTCAGTACAACAAATAATGGGTAGATCTGTACacaatctctttttttttgtcatttccTTCATTCTTGTTATTTGACTTCTTGTAATGGTTTTGTAGTGCCTTCATCTATATACATTACAACAATCATTTGTTACAGATTTATAATCATTCAAGTATCCCTCTCTCAAAGATGTCCCCAATTGCTAAGAAGACCAGAAGGAGCCATTTAGCAACATCAAAAGTTTGGAACCATTTTCATGAGCCAGATGAAGCTGATGCCGATCCTATTGCTGAATGCATTCACCACATGTAAGGATATATTTACAAATCGTTCTACGATACAATCATGTTTTGGAAGCGTCTTAGGTATCAATGTCATGTGGCTCCACTTAAGGATCAGGATAAGCGAAGAAAAGAGCAGGGAGTGCCAAAGCAATGCTATAGTTACGATGAATGACGCAAAGCACTTGTTGAAATAACCATGAGATGCCATTTAAAGCAGTTGAAGGGGAAGGATTCATCAGATATTCAAGCAAACTCCAACCAAAATTCGAGATTCCCTGTAGAGTTACAATAGCAAGGGATGCGATGcgcatttacctagaggaaaaggCAAAGCAGAAAAAGATTTTGAGAAGCAATGTATTTGCCTCACAACAGATACTTGGATCTCAAATCAAAATCTAAACTATATGTGCCTAAGAGCTCATTGTGTTGATGATGGATGACAGCTACAGAAAAGGATCATTAACTTTTGTTTAGTCCCTGATCACAAAAGAGAGACCATTCCCATAGGCCAAGtctttcttttttaataaaGGAGAGACCATTGGCAGGAGGATTGAAGAATGCTTGCTTGAGTGGGGCGTAGACCGTATTGTCACTATCACAGTTGACAATGCCAGCTCCAATGATGGTGTGATTAACTACAAGATGAAATGTTGCATATATCATGCTGGAAAGTGCAGTCATATTCGAGAAGGCTTTTTGCAAAGCTGAATAAGGGGaacaagcaatccaaaacttatTTTAATGACAATCTTCCTCTAGATGAGAAATATTGGTGAAATTCTATGCGCATTATTCATTTCTTAAAGTTATTCTACAATGTCACATTGCGCCTCTCTGGCTCCCTACATGTGACATCTAATATCTtctgctatgaatttgttttgatGCACAAAAGTTAGACAAACTTCCTGAAAATAATGATACATTTATAGCTTTCATGTATCAACGTATGAAGAAGTTTAGTAAATATTGGGATGACAAACCAAATTATTGTTTGTCGGTGCCATCTTGGATCCTCATTACAAGTTGaagtttttgagcttttttgtCTTTGACATATATAATTCAATGAAGACTAAGGAATTTACTAAGAGAATAGAAAGTGATCTTCATTGCTTAAGAGAATACATATTTTGTCAATTTAGACTAAAGAATTTGCTGTGTCGGGTCTGTTGCATGTACTAGTTACAACAGAAATTACAATCAACTTCCACTACTTATTGATGTGGATGAGCATGAGGATAATCCCTCTATTGCTAGCATCTCAATTGACTATGCACCTGGAAGAACTTGAAAGTAGAGAAAGTAATTCTAAATTATCCAGATATCTAATAAAGAATTATGAaaagattacaaagtattttgaTATACTAAACTGGTGGAAATGCAACTCAAACAAGTACCCTACATTGTCTAAGTTGGCAAAATATGTATTAGCAGTACCTATTTTTACTGTAGCTTTAGAATATGCATTCAGTACATGAGGGCAAGTGCTATATTCATTTCGGAGTTCACTTTCAGCTAGTATGGTTGAAGCTCTAATCTGTATCTAGAGTTGGTTGCACTATAGTAAGGCATTATCAACATTAGAAAAGTTA of Phragmites australis chromosome 3, lpPhrAust1.1, whole genome shotgun sequence contains these proteins:
- the LOC133911463 gene encoding probable polygalacturonase, giving the protein MSTGRFLRRAAVAVTLCAVALLAGGTDAGCRKHVAKITEYGAVGDGKSLNTAAFAKAVADLSKRADDGGAALVVPRGKWLTGPFNLTSHFTLFLDEGAEILASQDMKDWPLIAPLPSYGRGRDEPGPRYSNFIAGSNLTDVIITGKNGTINGQGQVWWDKYHAKELKYTRGYLLELLYSDSIIISNVTFVDSPSWNLHPTYCTNVTVSGVTILAPVHSPNTDGIDPDSSSHVKIEDCYIVSGDDCIAVKSGWDEYGIKFNMPSQHIVIKRLTCISPTSAMIALGSEMSGGIRDVRAEDNTAINTESAVRVKSGVGRGGFVKDIFVRGLSLHTMNWVFWMTGNYGQHPDNSSNPNALPEVTGINYSDVFAENVTMAGRMEGIPNDPYTGICISNVTAQLAPDAKKLQWNCTDVKGVTSDVSPKPCPELGAEGKPCAFPEEELVIGPPELPKCSY
- the LOC133911464 gene encoding large ribosomal subunit protein uL5c gives rise to the protein MAATAVTLPSSSTPFPVATTSSSARRCLLLRSPPPRRALRIVASAAAEAPPKPTPPPTSPSGIVLVDPDEAQRVHRLKAVYDQKVVPLITEEFGYTNVHQVPKLEKIVVNCGLGAEAGNSKGLEAAMKDLAGITGQWPVKTKAKNSVASFKIREGNTIGIAVTLRGRIMYNFLDRLINLGLPRSMDFLGVNPNSFDGHGNYSLGLRDQGVFPEIPYEVGGKKNGMDVCIVTTAKTDNEALRLLTLLGMPFSENIKSGVLIRKKRLKRHHFMSKGRGRK
- the LOC133911471 gene encoding beta-carotene hydroxylase 2, chloroplastic-like, which gives rise to MAVARLVGAPFPLPAGAVAASRVRSPPATTCARLVFAPLSVRATPRAVQRAVSARVAADDGGDAEAEAALAVAERAARKQSERRTYLVAAVMSSLGITSMAAAAVYYRFAWQMEGGEIPVTEMVGTFALSVGAAVGMEFWARWAHRALWHASLWHMHESHHRPRDGPFELNDVFAIVNAVPAMSLIAYGFFNRGLVPGLCFGAGLGITLFGMAYMFVHDGLVHRRFPVGPIENVPYFRRVAAAHQMHHMDKFKGVPFGLFLGPKELKEVGGTEELEKEIKRRIKRKETLDAIQ